The proteins below come from a single Parageobacillus thermoglucosidasius genomic window:
- a CDS encoding YneB family resolvase-like protein, translating to MKAVIYCRVSTNKEEQETSLERQREELERLAEQHGFEVVKIIMEQASGYEVDRDGVFDLLSTLKEEQIDALLVQDETRLGRGHARIALLHCIQKEGVKIYTITHNGEMQLSEADSMVLNILSIVEEYQRKIHNLKIKRGMQRAIAQGYRPERNLKSVGKNAGREKMDLPIEEIVRLRHNGLTFAEIAATLRGFGYDVSKATVHRRYREYIDAD from the coding sequence ATGAAGGCGGTTATTTATTGTCGTGTCAGCACAAATAAAGAAGAACAAGAAACATCGCTGGAACGCCAGCGGGAAGAGCTGGAACGCCTTGCTGAACAGCACGGTTTTGAGGTGGTCAAAATCATTATGGAGCAGGCCAGCGGCTACGAAGTGGACAGAGACGGCGTGTTTGATCTGCTTTCCACATTAAAAGAGGAGCAGATTGATGCGCTTCTCGTTCAAGATGAGACAAGGTTGGGACGCGGGCACGCAAGAATCGCGCTTCTTCACTGCATCCAAAAAGAAGGAGTGAAAATATATACGATCACCCATAACGGCGAAATGCAGCTATCAGAGGCGGATTCGATGGTATTAAACATTCTCAGCATTGTCGAAGAATATCAGCGGAAAATACATAATTTAAAAATCAAGCGCGGAATGCAGCGGGCGATTGCCCAAGGGTATCGTCCTGAGCGAAATTTAAAGAGCGTCGGAAAAAATGCGGGAAGAGAGAAAATGGACCTTCCCATTGAAGAAATCGTCCGCCTGCGCCACAATGGTTTGACGTTTGCGGAAATCGCCGCGACATTGCGCGGATTTGGTTACGATGTTTCAAAAGCGACCGTTCACCGCCGCTACCGGGAATATATCGATGCTGATTAA